One genomic window of Clostridium taeniosporum includes the following:
- a CDS encoding DUF1934 domain-containing protein, whose product MKKKAIITVKSNASMEEGNLIEVVSPGEFYINEDGFRVEYDETEISGMEGTRTKLIIRDSSFTLEREGSTTTKMDFKKRMRTTSLYQTPYGILKLNVDTKNLDINMNEDGGIIDVRYSMGIEGHESMNTSLSVKVKVNN is encoded by the coding sequence ATGAAAAAAAAAGCTATAATAACGGTTAAAAGTAATGCTTCTATGGAAGAGGGTAATTTAATAGAAGTTGTATCACCGGGTGAGTTTTACATAAATGAGGATGGCTTTAGAGTTGAGTATGATGAGACAGAAATATCTGGAATGGAAGGTACAAGAACAAAGCTTATTATTAGAGATAGTTCATTTACTTTAGAGAGAGAAGGATCTACTACAACTAAAATGGATTTTAAAAAGAGAATGCGAACAACATCTTTATATCAAACTCCTTATGGAATTCTTAAGTTAAACGTAGATACAAAAAACTTAGATATAAATATGAATGAGGATGGTGGAATTATAGACGTAAGGTATTCTATGGGAATAGAAGGACATGAGTCTATGAACACTAGTTTATCAGTTAAGGTAAAAGTTAATAATTAA
- the rpmE gene encoding 50S ribosomal protein L31 — translation MKQGIHPEYHTDAVVKCACGNTFTTGSVKEELKVEICSKCHPFFTGKQKIIDVGGRVEKFNKRFNLNTK, via the coding sequence ATGAAACAAGGCATACATCCAGAATACCACACAGACGCAGTGGTTAAGTGTGCATGTGGAAACACTTTTACAACTGGTTCTGTTAAAGAAGAACTTAAAGTTGAAATATGCTCTAAATGCCACCCATTCTTCACTGGTAAGCAAAAGATCATTGACGTTGGCGGTAGAGTTGAAAAATTCAATAAAAGATTCAATCTTAATACTAAATAG
- a CDS encoding L-threonylcarbamoyladenylate synthase, which yields MNTDIIKINNIVDDKEKINEAAKKIKNGGIVAFPTETVYGLGADALNEEAVKKIFIAKGRPQDNPLIVHVASKNIDGLVEDTSNIAKNLIDKFWPGPLTLILKKKPIIPNITSANLDTIGIRMPDNEIALKLIEMSGTVIAAPSANISGRPSPTDVERCIEDLSGRVDCILGGHKSDIGLESTILDCTVNPPLVLRPGGVTLEMLREVDNRIDIDPAVMKKSTNDLKPKAPGMKYRHYAPKAKVKIILGERKKTIEKMKEMVDYYIDNNKKVCILTVQENEKEYEKGIKVVLGSRENLFMVAQNLFESLRKCDDLGADIILAEAYEQKGVGIAIMNRLNKAAGFDIIEV from the coding sequence TTGAATACAGATATTATAAAAATAAATAATATTGTGGATGATAAAGAAAAGATAAATGAAGCAGCAAAAAAAATAAAAAATGGTGGTATAGTTGCATTTCCAACTGAGACTGTATATGGATTAGGAGCAGATGCTTTAAACGAGGAAGCTGTTAAGAAAATTTTTATAGCTAAAGGAAGACCACAAGATAATCCACTAATTGTTCATGTTGCATCAAAAAATATAGATGGATTAGTTGAAGATACGTCTAATATAGCAAAAAATCTAATAGACAAATTTTGGCCAGGTCCACTTACATTAATATTAAAGAAGAAACCTATAATCCCTAATATAACTAGTGCAAATTTAGATACTATAGGAATTAGAATGCCTGATAATGAAATAGCATTAAAATTAATAGAAATGTCAGGTACAGTTATTGCAGCACCATCTGCAAATATAAGTGGAAGACCTAGTCCAACAGATGTTGAAAGATGTATAGAAGATTTATCAGGTAGAGTGGATTGTATATTAGGTGGACATAAAAGTGATATAGGATTAGAATCTACAATATTAGATTGTACAGTTAATCCACCTTTAGTATTAAGACCAGGTGGAGTGACTTTAGAGATGTTAAGAGAAGTTGATAATAGAATAGATATAGATCCAGCCGTAATGAAAAAAAGTACTAATGATTTAAAACCAAAAGCACCAGGAATGAAGTATAGACATTATGCTCCTAAAGCAAAAGTTAAGATTATTTTAGGAGAAAGAAAAAAAACTATTGAAAAAATGAAAGAAATGGTAGATTATTATATAGATAATAATAAAAAGGTATGTATACTTACAGTACAAGAAAATGAAAAAGAATATGAAAAAGGAATTAAAGTAGTATTAGGCAGTAGAGAAAATTTATTTATGGTTGCACAGAATTTATTTGAATCATTGAGAAAATGTGATGATTTAGGTGCAGATATAATACTTGCAGAAGCTTATGAGCAAAAAGGTGTAGGAATAGCCATAATGAATAGATTAAACAAGGCAGCAGGATTTGATATTATCGAAGTATAA
- a CDS encoding MGDG synthase family glycosyltransferase — MKKVLILTTSTGQGHNQAADSISDSFKNSGYEAVKYDFLYKGSKFLNDLIVTSYEILASKFPYFYGLFYKITNNKFTNSFLKIIFFFTKKKLFKLINDTKPDIIVATHALSINIVTSFKKQGLNIPYILIVTDFKAHYTYINKYVDAYITGSDYTKKSLIDKGINPDIIYPIGIPVKEIFYNKNNSVKNLNDEYFNLLLMSGSLGLNTISLVLKELLKNRNKLRITVVCGKNKKLEKSLSDYCNNHSYKNKKLHILGFTNDIPTLMDYCDVIISKPGGLTVTESIIKNIPLIIPFAIPGQEMENTDFLVQSGYSIYVKDLTKINSTVDYLINNPHKLKSLKDKLVLQASKYNLDEIVNVAENLTNKK; from the coding sequence ATGAAAAAAGTTTTAATCTTAACAACTTCTACAGGGCAAGGTCATAATCAAGCTGCAGATTCAATATCTGATTCTTTTAAAAATTCTGGATATGAAGCAGTTAAATATGACTTCTTATATAAAGGTAGTAAATTTTTAAATGATTTAATTGTAACAAGTTATGAAATTCTAGCGTCTAAATTTCCATATTTTTATGGATTATTTTATAAAATAACAAACAACAAGTTTACTAACAGTTTTTTAAAAATTATTTTTTTCTTTACTAAAAAGAAGTTATTTAAATTAATAAATGATACTAAACCAGATATAATAGTTGCTACTCATGCTTTATCTATTAATATAGTAACATCATTTAAAAAACAAGGTTTAAATATACCATATATTCTGATTGTTACAGATTTTAAAGCACACTACACCTATATAAATAAATATGTAGATGCTTATATTACAGGAAGTGATTATACAAAAAAATCATTGATAGATAAAGGTATAAATCCAGATATAATATATCCTATTGGTATCCCTGTTAAAGAAATTTTTTATAATAAAAATAATTCTGTTAAAAATTTAAATGATGAATATTTTAATTTATTATTAATGAGTGGAAGTCTTGGATTAAATACAATTTCATTAGTTCTAAAAGAATTATTAAAAAATCGTAATAAATTGAGAATAACAGTAGTTTGTGGAAAGAATAAAAAATTAGAAAAATCATTAAGTGATTATTGTAATAATCACTCTTATAAAAATAAAAAATTACATATTTTAGGCTTTACAAATGATATTCCTACATTAATGGATTATTGCGATGTGATAATTTCAAAACCTGGTGGATTAACAGTAACGGAATCTATTATAAAAAACATTCCTTTAATAATACCATTTGCAATTCCTGGACAAGAAATGGAAAATACAGATTTTTTAGTTCAATCAGGTTATTCTATATATGTTAAAGACTTAACTAAAATAAATAGTACTGTAGATTACTTAATAAATAATCCTCATAAGTTAAAAAGTTTAAAGGATAAGTTAGTGTTGCAAGCTTCTAAATACAATCTTGATGAAATTGTAAATGTAGCTGAGAATTTAACAAATAAAAAATAA
- the rpiB gene encoding ribose 5-phosphate isomerase B, with translation MKLAIGCDHGGFELKQEIIKFLENEGHEVKDFGTYSTESCDYPDISLPVAEAVVAKEFELGILICGTGIGIGIAANKVPGIRAALCSDTFSAHATRQHNNANILTLGQRVVGPGLALDIVKTFISSEFEGDRHQKRIDKISEIEAKYSK, from the coding sequence ATGAAATTAGCAATCGGATGTGATCATGGTGGATTTGAATTAAAACAAGAAATTATAAAATTTTTAGAAAATGAAGGTCATGAAGTTAAAGATTTTGGAACATATTCAACAGAATCTTGTGACTATCCTGATATATCATTACCAGTGGCAGAAGCTGTTGTAGCTAAAGAGTTTGAACTTGGAATATTAATTTGTGGTACAGGAATAGGAATAGGAATTGCAGCTAATAAGGTTCCAGGAATAAGAGCAGCATTGTGCTCAGATACTTTTAGTGCACACGCAACAAGACAACATAATAATGCAAATATTTTAACATTAGGTCAAAGAGTTGTTGGACCAGGTCTTGCATTGGATATAGTAAAAACTTTTATTTCATCTGAATTTGAAGGTGATAGACATCAAAAGAGAATAGATAAGATTAGTGAAATAGAAGCTAAATATAGTAAATAA
- the rho gene encoding transcription termination factor Rho — MTKQVYESMTLVELKDIAKKLEIKNISKYKKNELIDEILKKSPNTIQKEGVVLREKISSKVRSNGSFNNNSNGSFNNSSNNSSNNKGNFRNNEEKLKQEKLNNMINESNTAKGILEILENNNFGFLRCKNYLTSSEDIYVSPSQIRRFNLRTGDEVQGKVREAKEGEKFKALLFVEGVNGEQPEKAIGRKYFETLTPIYPKERLRLETSDEKDLSSRLMDIVCPIGKGQRGIIVAPPKAGKTTLLKKVAQNISKNYPDIKLIVLLIDERPEEVTDMKRSINGEVIYSTFDEEPQNHAKVSRIVLERAKRMVEQGKDVVILMDSLTRLSRAYNLTITPTGRTLSGGLDPGALIMPKKFFGAARNVEEGGSLTILATALVETGSRMDDMIFEEFKGTGNMEVHLDRKLQERRIFPAIDIYKSGTRKEDLIFSKEEQEVAYTIRRVMYRDGNVEDVTENLIGMLSKTSSNEEFINVFKKAEFEKRKRNNK, encoded by the coding sequence TTGACCAAGCAAGTATATGAAAGCATGACTTTAGTTGAATTAAAGGATATTGCAAAAAAATTAGAAATAAAAAATATATCAAAATATAAAAAAAATGAATTAATAGATGAAATTTTAAAAAAATCTCCTAATACAATACAAAAAGAAGGTGTTGTATTAAGAGAAAAGATATCTTCAAAAGTAAGATCTAATGGTAGCTTTAATAATAATTCTAATGGTAGTTTTAATAATAGTTCTAATAATAGTTCTAATAATAAAGGTAATTTTAGAAATAATGAAGAAAAGTTAAAACAAGAAAAATTAAATAACATGATAAATGAGTCTAATACAGCTAAAGGGATTTTAGAAATACTAGAAAATAATAATTTTGGATTTTTGAGATGTAAAAATTATTTAACTAGCAGTGAAGATATTTATGTTTCACCTTCTCAAATTAGAAGATTTAATTTAAGAACAGGTGATGAGGTACAAGGAAAAGTAAGGGAAGCAAAAGAAGGAGAAAAATTCAAGGCTCTTTTATTTGTTGAAGGAGTAAATGGTGAACAACCTGAAAAAGCTATAGGTAGGAAATATTTTGAAACATTAACGCCTATATATCCAAAAGAAAGGCTAAGATTAGAGACTTCTGATGAAAAGGATTTATCATCAAGGCTTATGGATATAGTTTGTCCTATTGGTAAAGGACAAAGGGGAATTATAGTTGCTCCACCTAAAGCTGGTAAAACTACATTATTAAAAAAAGTTGCTCAAAATATATCAAAAAACTATCCAGATATAAAATTAATAGTACTTCTTATTGATGAAAGACCAGAAGAAGTTACTGATATGAAAAGATCAATAAATGGGGAAGTGATATATTCTACATTTGATGAAGAACCTCAAAATCATGCAAAAGTATCTAGAATAGTTTTAGAAAGAGCTAAAAGAATGGTTGAACAAGGAAAAGATGTTGTGATTCTTATGGATAGTTTAACTAGATTATCAAGAGCTTATAATTTAACAATAACACCAACAGGAAGAACTTTATCAGGTGGATTAGACCCAGGTGCTTTAATAATGCCTAAGAAATTTTTTGGAGCAGCAAGAAATGTTGAAGAAGGTGGAAGTTTAACTATTTTAGCCACAGCACTTGTAGAAACAGGATCAAGAATGGATGATATGATATTTGAAGAATTTAAAGGAACAGGAAATATGGAAGTTCATCTTGATAGAAAACTACAAGAAAGAAGAATATTCCCAGCTATTGATATATATAAATCAGGAACTAGGAAAGAAGATTTAATATTCTCTAAAGAAGAACAAGAAGTAGCATATACAATAAGAAGAGTTATGTACAGGGATGGAAATGTAGAAGATGTAACAGAAAATCTTATAGGAATGTTATCTAAAACTTCAAGTAATGAAGAATTTATAAATGTATTTAAAAAAGCTGAATTTGAAAAAAGAAAACGCAACAATAAGTAA
- the prfA gene encoding peptide chain release factor 1 has protein sequence MLLDKLAFIENKYDELSIKISDPSIMQNQKEWRKLCKEQADLEVIVNAYKEYKQVIEDLEVNKEMLSEESDKEMREMLNEEIASLSQRQVELENEIQILLLPKDPNDDKNVFVEIRGGAGGEEAALFAYNLFRMYTRYAERQRWSIEIMSLNETDIGGFKEVVFMIKGNGAYSKLKYESGVHRVQRVPDTESSGRIHTSTVTVAVLPEVDDVEIEIADKDIRIDVFRASGHGGQCVNTTDSAVRITHLPSGLVVSCQDEKSQLKNKEKAMKVLRSRLFEKAEQERAEGIAADRKSQVGTGDRSERIRTYNYPQGRITDHRIGLTLYKLDSFLDGDIEEMINSLITADQAEKMQEMGNTEM, from the coding sequence ATGTTATTAGATAAATTAGCCTTTATAGAAAATAAGTATGACGAATTATCAATTAAAATTAGTGACCCATCGATTATGCAAAATCAAAAAGAGTGGAGAAAGTTATGCAAAGAACAAGCTGACTTAGAAGTTATAGTTAATGCATATAAAGAATATAAACAAGTAATTGAAGATTTAGAAGTTAATAAAGAAATGTTAAGTGAAGAAAGTGATAAAGAAATGAGAGAAATGCTAAATGAAGAAATAGCATCTTTATCTCAAAGACAAGTAGAATTAGAAAATGAAATTCAAATATTATTATTACCTAAAGATCCAAATGATGATAAGAACGTTTTTGTTGAAATAAGAGGAGGAGCTGGCGGGGAAGAAGCTGCTTTATTTGCATATAATTTATTTAGAATGTATACAAGATATGCTGAAAGACAAAGATGGTCTATAGAAATAATGAGTTTAAATGAAACTGATATTGGTGGATTTAAAGAAGTTGTTTTTATGATTAAAGGAAATGGAGCATATTCAAAATTAAAGTATGAAAGTGGAGTACATAGAGTTCAAAGAGTTCCAGATACAGAATCTAGTGGAAGAATACATACATCAACTGTAACAGTAGCTGTATTACCAGAAGTTGATGATGTTGAAATAGAAATTGCAGATAAAGATATTAGAATAGATGTATTTAGAGCTTCTGGTCATGGTGGACAATGCGTTAATACTACAGATTCAGCTGTAAGAATAACACATTTACCTAGTGGGCTTGTTGTATCATGTCAGGATGAAAAATCTCAATTAAAAAATAAAGAAAAAGCTATGAAAGTTCTTAGATCAAGATTATTTGAAAAAGCTGAACAAGAAAGAGCAGAAGGAATAGCTGCAGATAGAAAGAGCCAAGTTGGAACAGGGGATAGAAGTGAAAGAATAAGAACTTATAATTATCCACAAGGAAGAATTACTGACCATAGAATTGGATTAACATTATATAAATTAGACTCATTTTTAGATGGTGATATTGAAGAAATGATAAATTCATTAATAACTGCTGATCAAGCAGAAAAAATGCAAGAAATGGGAAATACTGAAATGTAA
- a CDS encoding thymidine kinase, with protein MSKLYFRYGAMNSGKSTHLMQVAHNYEERGMNVVIIKPSIDKKGGDKVVSRLGVEKKVDIMISENDNIFELLSEYSEEKFKIDCVLVDEVQFMKSNQIDELFKIAVTLDIPIICYGLRTDFKMNGFEGSNRLLLLAHSIEEMKTICACGKKAILNGRKINGKFVFEGKQVAIDEQDDIRYESLCGECYYKYKKLN; from the coding sequence ATGAGCAAGTTATATTTTAGATATGGGGCAATGAATTCAGGTAAATCTACACATTTAATGCAAGTGGCTCATAATTATGAGGAGAGAGGAATGAATGTGGTTATTATAAAACCATCTATTGATAAAAAAGGTGGAGATAAGGTAGTATCAAGACTTGGAGTTGAAAAAAAAGTAGATATTATGATTTCAGAAAATGATAATATTTTTGAGTTGCTTTCAGAATATTCAGAAGAAAAATTTAAAATTGACTGTGTATTAGTCGATGAGGTTCAATTTATGAAGTCTAATCAAATAGATGAACTTTTTAAAATTGCTGTAACTTTAGATATTCCTATAATATGTTATGGCTTAAGAACGGATTTTAAAATGAATGGTTTTGAAGGAAGCAATAGATTATTATTATTAGCACATAGTATAGAAGAAATGAAAACAATATGTGCTTGTGGAAAAAAAGCTATATTAAATGGAAGAAAAATTAATGGGAAATTTGTTTTTGAAGGTAAGCAAGTAGCAATTGATGAACAAGATGACATTCGTTATGAATCATTGTGCGGAGAATGCTATTATAAATATAAAAAACTTAACTAA
- the ispE gene encoding 4-(cytidine 5'-diphospho)-2-C-methyl-D-erythritol kinase, whose translation MNIKAYAKINISLDVIGKREDGYHLLKMIMQSIDLYDIVQVEKIPSGISLKCNKSYVPTDERNIAYKAAELFKETYNIESGIYINIEKNIPVSAGLAGGSTDAAAVLKVMNKIFNINASQQELMNLGLKLGADVPYCICGGTALCEGIGEKVTKLKPFRNKILVVVKPPFGVSTKDVYKAFDLSKVIFHPKTDDLILNIKKNNLDFIANNMKNLLENITLGRYKVISAIKEEINVCGALGSMMSGSGPTVFGFFDDMLKAQRCYEKMKEKYIDVFITRTI comes from the coding sequence ATGAATATTAAGGCTTATGCAAAAATAAATATTTCCTTAGATGTAATTGGGAAAAGAGAAGATGGATATCATTTATTAAAAATGATAATGCAAAGTATAGATTTATATGATATAGTTCAAGTTGAAAAAATTCCTAGTGGAATAAGCCTAAAATGCAATAAATCTTATGTTCCTACAGATGAAAGAAATATAGCATATAAAGCAGCTGAATTATTTAAAGAAACTTATAATATAGAAAGTGGAATTTACATAAATATAGAAAAAAATATACCTGTTTCAGCAGGTTTAGCAGGTGGAAGTACAGATGCAGCAGCAGTACTAAAGGTAATGAACAAGATTTTTAATATAAATGCATCTCAACAAGAATTAATGAATTTAGGTTTAAAATTAGGAGCGGATGTACCTTATTGTATTTGTGGGGGAACTGCTTTATGCGAAGGAATAGGTGAAAAGGTTACAAAACTAAAACCGTTTAGAAATAAAATTTTAGTTGTGGTAAAACCACCATTTGGAGTATCTACTAAGGATGTTTACAAAGCTTTTGATTTATCAAAAGTTATTTTTCATCCTAAGACAGATGATTTAATCTTAAATATTAAGAAAAATAATCTTGATTTTATAGCAAATAATATGAAAAATTTACTTGAAAATATTACTTTAGGAAGATATAAAGTAATATCTGCAATAAAAGAAGAAATTAATGTATGTGGTGCATTAGGTAGCATGATGAGTGGAAGTGGTCCAACAGTATTTGGTTTCTTTGATGATATGTTAAAAGCTCAAAGATGTTATGAAAAAATGAAAGAAAAATATATAGATGTATTTATAACAAGAACAATTTAA
- a CDS encoding CTP synthase, with amino-acid sequence MSTKYVFVTGGVVSALGKGITAASLGRLLKNRGLNISIQKFDPYLNVDPGTMSPYQHGEVFVTDDGAETDLDLGHYERFVDESLTQNSNVTTGKIYSSVIEKERRGEYLGGTVQVIPHITNAIKDKVYQVAKERDVDVVITEIGGTVGDIESQPFLESIRQIKNEVGSENVCYIHVTLIPYLGKAGELKTKPTQHSVKELRTIGIQPDIIVCRTEKELSDDVKAKIGLFCNIDGKSVIQNLDADNLYEVPLMLHEEGLDNLVCEKLHLGCKDIDNYEWTKMVQKIKRIKNKVEIALVGKYVELHDAYISVVEALNHGGYANDTKVEIRWVNAEELEQKDVNEVLAGVDGILVPGGFGDRGIEGKILAIKYARENNIPFLGICLGMQCSVIEYARNVLGFDGANSSEINPSTKYPVIDIMNDQKDIENLGGTMRLGQYPCKLDVESNSYEVYNSELISERHRHRYEFNNKFKQQIEDAGMKIAGTSPDGRLVEIVEVVDHPWYVAVQFHPELKSRPNRPHPLFVGFIEASKK; translated from the coding sequence ATGAGCACTAAATACGTTTTTGTCACAGGTGGAGTTGTATCGGCATTAGGTAAAGGAATAACAGCTGCATCATTAGGTAGATTATTAAAAAATAGAGGTCTAAATATATCGATTCAAAAATTTGATCCATATTTAAATGTAGACCCAGGAACAATGAGTCCTTACCAACATGGAGAAGTTTTCGTAACAGATGATGGAGCAGAAACAGACTTAGATTTAGGTCATTATGAAAGATTTGTTGATGAGAGTTTAACTCAAAATTCTAATGTCACAACTGGTAAGATATATAGTTCTGTTATAGAAAAAGAAAGAAGAGGAGAATACTTAGGTGGAACAGTTCAAGTTATTCCTCATATAACCAATGCTATAAAAGATAAAGTATATCAAGTGGCAAAAGAAAGAGATGTAGATGTAGTAATTACAGAAATTGGTGGAACAGTTGGAGATATCGAATCTCAACCATTTTTAGAATCTATTAGACAAATAAAAAATGAAGTAGGATCAGAAAATGTTTGTTATATACATGTTACATTAATCCCATACTTAGGTAAAGCAGGAGAATTAAAAACAAAACCTACGCAACATTCAGTAAAGGAATTAAGAACTATAGGTATACAGCCAGATATCATAGTTTGTAGAACAGAAAAAGAACTTAGTGATGATGTAAAAGCTAAGATAGGTTTATTTTGTAATATAGATGGAAAATCAGTAATTCAAAATTTAGATGCGGATAATCTTTATGAAGTACCTTTAATGTTACATGAAGAAGGATTAGATAATTTAGTTTGTGAAAAACTTCATTTAGGTTGCAAAGATATAGATAATTATGAATGGACTAAAATGGTTCAAAAAATTAAGAGAATTAAAAATAAAGTAGAGATTGCTTTAGTAGGTAAATATGTAGAATTACATGATGCATACATATCAGTAGTTGAAGCATTAAACCATGGTGGATATGCTAATGATACAAAAGTAGAAATTAGATGGGTTAATGCAGAGGAATTAGAACAAAAAGATGTAAATGAAGTTTTAGCAGGAGTTGATGGAATATTAGTTCCAGGTGGATTTGGTGATAGAGGAATAGAAGGAAAAATATTAGCTATAAAATATGCTAGAGAAAATAATATACCATTCCTTGGAATATGCTTAGGAATGCAATGCTCTGTAATAGAATATGCTAGAAACGTATTAGGATTTGATGGAGCAAATAGTTCAGAAATAAATCCAAGCACTAAATATCCAGTTATAGATATTATGAATGATCAAAAAGATATTGAAAATCTTGGGGGAACTATGAGATTAGGTCAATATCCATGTAAATTAGATGTAGAGAGCAATTCATATGAAGTTTATAATTCTGAACTTATAAGTGAAAGACATAGACATAGATATGAATTTAATAATAAATTTAAACAACAAATCGAGGATGCAGGAATGAAAATAGCAGGAACTAGTCCAGATGGAAGATTAGTTGAGATTGTTGAAGTTGTAGATCATCCATGGTATGTAGCTGTACAATTCCATCCAGAATTAAAATCTAGACCTAATAGACCACACCCATTATTTGTAGGATTTATAGAAGCTAGTAAAAAATAA
- a CDS encoding DUF814 domain-containing protein, with the protein MAKALAMISGGLDSILAAKLIKDQGIEVIGICFKSYFFNEENAKRMTKQIGIKLEVIDFSEEHFELVRNPKHGWGKNMNPCIDCHSMMMNYSGKLLEQFNADFIITGEVLNQRPMSQNRQALNIVKKESGYSDKILRPLCAKNLNPTQMEIDGLVDREKLLKISGRSRTVQMELAETWGIKDYPSPAGGCKLTEPNYSIRLRELVNRKSNVTQRDIDFLKYGRHFITPNNVKIIVSRTAEEGEELKKILTKEDLVFLTSKFNGAMVIIPSGNNSGEEDIILACRFAVRYSKGKDKESVEVKFGNSGTEFKNFRNVDSVTQKEMEEYNLNK; encoded by the coding sequence ATGGCAAAAGCATTAGCTATGATATCAGGAGGTCTTGATAGCATATTAGCAGCAAAATTAATAAAAGATCAAGGAATAGAAGTAATTGGTATATGTTTTAAATCGTATTTTTTTAATGAAGAAAATGCAAAAAGAATGACCAAGCAAATAGGAATAAAATTAGAAGTTATAGATTTTTCAGAAGAACATTTTGAATTAGTTAGAAATCCTAAACATGGATGGGGGAAAAACATGAATCCATGTATTGATTGTCATTCAATGATGATGAACTACTCTGGGAAATTACTGGAACAATTTAATGCTGATTTTATAATTACTGGTGAAGTTTTAAATCAACGTCCAATGTCACAAAATAGACAAGCTCTTAATATAGTAAAGAAAGAATCAGGATACTCAGATAAAATATTACGTCCTTTATGTGCTAAAAACTTAAATCCTACTCAGATGGAAATTGATGGATTAGTAGATAGAGAAAAATTATTAAAAATATCAGGTAGAAGCAGAACTGTTCAAATGGAATTGGCTGAGACGTGGGGAATAAAAGATTATCCATCACCAGCTGGTGGTTGTAAATTAACAGAACCTAATTATTCAATTAGACTTAGAGAATTAGTTAATAGAAAATCTAATGTTACTCAAAGAGATATTGATTTTCTTAAGTATGGGAGACATTTCATTACTCCAAATAATGTTAAAATAATAGTATCTAGGACAGCAGAAGAAGGAGAAGAATTAAAGAAGATATTAACAAAAGAAGATTTGGTATTTTTAACCTCTAAATTTAATGGGGCTATGGTTATAATTCCATCTGGAAATAATTCAGGAGAAGAAGATATAATTTTAGCATGTAGATTTGCTGTTAGATATAGTAAAGGAAAAGATAAAGAATCAGTAGAAGTTAAGTTTGGAAATTCAGGGACTGAATTTAAAAATTTTAGAAATGTAGATTCTGTAACTCAAAAAGAAATGGAAGAGTATAATTTAAATAAATAA
- the spoIIR gene encoding stage II sporulation protein R, which translates to MKKVFKFLIVIFIFSTVIIGCTSYSMVKLDNNSEILNYEEVKNSLIRFHVIANSDTDEDQNLKLKVRDEVINYLYPYLNKSESLEESRTIIKNNMDKVKSIAKKVIRENNYDYDVNIQLSRENFPVKSYGDIVLPQGNYEAFRIIIGSGQGRNWWCVMFPPLCFVDESKAKIEYEKTENRINKEVNKKDSNSNNDIKIKFKIVEVIDNLFK; encoded by the coding sequence ATGAAGAAAGTTTTTAAGTTTTTAATAGTTATATTTATTTTTTCTACAGTAATTATTGGGTGTACAAGTTATAGTATGGTTAAGCTAGATAATAATTCAGAAATATTAAATTATGAGGAAGTAAAAAATTCATTAATAAGATTTCATGTTATAGCTAATAGTGATACTGATGAGGATCAAAATTTAAAATTAAAAGTTAGAGATGAAGTTATAAATTATTTATATCCTTATTTAAACAAATCAGAATCTCTTGAAGAGTCTAGAACAATAATAAAAAATAATATGGATAAAGTGAAATCTATTGCTAAAAAGGTTATAAGAGAAAATAATTATGATTATGATGTAAATATCCAATTATCTAGAGAAAATTTTCCAGTGAAATCTTATGGTGATATAGTGTTACCACAAGGTAATTATGAAGCTTTTAGAATAATAATAGGAAGTGGCCAAGGACGAAATTGGTGGTGTGTTATGTTCCCACCTTTATGTTTTGTAGATGAATCAAAAGCTAAAATAGAGTATGAAAAGACTGAGAATAGAATAAATAAAGAAGTAAATAAAAAAGATTCAAATTCTAATAATGATATAAAAATTAAATTTAAAATAGTAGAAGTAATAGATAATTTATTTAAATAG